A window of Syntrophales bacterium genomic DNA:
GATGGCTGCCTACGAAGAGAAGCTTCGGCTCGCCAAGGCAGAGGCCCTGGCAATGAAAAAGACCCTGATAAAACAGGGCGATGAAGAGGCAAAAACACTAATAGATGCAACAAGATCGGAAATCCCGGGGATGCAGGAGGCTTTCCGTTTAAAAACGGCTGGCGAAATTGCCTCCGCGAAGAATATCCTGGCTGATAATTCCCGCAAGCTGTCCGTTGAGATCGCGGAAAAAATAATGGGAAGGGGACTCTGATGGGAACAGGACGTGCGATAGAGCCAAACAAAAATATCCAGGGCAAAAAACCCCTTGCTTTCACAGCCATCTCTTCTTTATTCCTCTGCATGTTTCTTGTCTCTGCGGCCTGCGCCTCCGGAGGCGGGAGTGAAGACACGCACGCAAAACTGATGAATTTCGCGTGGAAGGCCCTCGATTTTATTGTCCTTGCCGGAATTATCTACTGGCTGGTGGGTAAGAAGGCAAAGGACTTTTTCGCAGGACGCAGGGAAAAAATCGGAAAAGGGCTGGCGGATGCCGCATCCCAACTTGAAGAGGCACAAAGAAAATTCAAGGAATACGAAGCAAAGCTCGATAAGGCAACCGTTGAAATAGATGAATTAACCACGATGATTCGGGAACAGGGACAGGCCGAAAAACAGCGGATCATCAAGGAAGCCCATGAAATAGCGGAAAAAATTAAGGAAGATGCCCGCTTGCGCATGGAGCAGGAATTCAAAAAGGCACGGCATCAGCTCCGCCTCGAAGCGGTGCGCTATTCAACGCAGATGGCGGAATCCCTTCTTCGCGAAAATATCCGGGTTGAAGATCACGAAGCAATGGTAAGAAATTATATAAAAAATACCGTAAAAGCCAATTGATAAACGTTTGTTATCATTCATTATCAAGGGAGCAACAAGAAATTGATCAATAGAAATATTGCCAGGCGCTATGCGAAAGCTTTTTTTAAAGTGGCCGCAGAAGGGAAAATGTATCGGGAATGTTACGATGAACTCGTTGCCTTCGCCAATATTATCAAGGCAGATGATAATCTGTATGGATTTCTGACCAATCCGATATTCTCCCTGTCCGATAAAAAAGCGGTCATGGAAGCGCTGATAGAAAAAAGGAACATTTCCAATCTTTCAGCTAACTTCCTGAAACTGCTGGTTGATAAGCGTCGTATCGTCCTGCTTCCCGACATCATGGACTGCTATCGGGACATTATGGATAAAGAGTTGGGAATGGTCAGAGTCGCCGTTAAAACCGCCTTTCCCCTTTCGCCGGAACTCTCCGAAAAACTGAAGAAGGGACTGGAGGCGATGACCAAGGGCAAGGTCGAAATGACCGTTTTAGATGAGCCCGAGCTGCTGGGCGGCATAGTGGTTCGGATTGGCAACACCTATTATGACGGGAGCGTCCGAGCGCAATTGAACGACATCCAAAATCTCTTGGGGGAGGAGATATAGAGCATGGAAAGCATTAAGGCTGAAGAAATCAGCGAAATCATATCAAAACAGATAAAGGACTACGAAAAGAAGCTTGATGTCAGT
This region includes:
- a CDS encoding ATP synthase F0 subunit B, whose product is MGTGRAIEPNKNIQGKKPLAFTAISSLFLCMFLVSAACASGGGSEDTHAKLMNFAWKALDFIVLAGIIYWLVGKKAKDFFAGRREKIGKGLADAASQLEEAQRKFKEYEAKLDKATVEIDELTTMIREQGQAEKQRIIKEAHEIAEKIKEDARLRMEQEFKKARHQLRLEAVRYSTQMAESLLRENIRVEDHEAMVRNYIKNTVKAN
- the atpH gene encoding ATP synthase F1 subunit delta produces the protein MINRNIARRYAKAFFKVAAEGKMYRECYDELVAFANIIKADDNLYGFLTNPIFSLSDKKAVMEALIEKRNISNLSANFLKLLVDKRRIVLLPDIMDCYRDIMDKELGMVRVAVKTAFPLSPELSEKLKKGLEAMTKGKVEMTVLDEPELLGGIVVRIGNTYYDGSVRAQLNDIQNLLGEEI